A window from Candidatus Nitrospira neomarina encodes these proteins:
- a CDS encoding discoidin domain-containing protein: MTFYKRRVLTLLLILVLLMVPATAALATSNIPAKDTWRVTASSIQSDEFKPGFLADGNMETRWSSQAKDEEWALIDLGKVVEITGFTLHWENGYSNKYNILVSTDAQVWTTVYINDEGDGQMDDIFIRPVSARYVRLDTRERATSWGNSLWEFDIKGTDDIVDISVIAGGGVNTTALMDGRKDTVWKSEAVDRAELLLDLRRSRSISGLRIDWGEQYAGSVDMAISLDGKEWREVSSISVAEGSQGQSDFVPNDPTDVRYIRLVLTNPVKPEGGFAIGDISLRGPMEVFSPFIRYQFDARRAPFGDYPPHLRGYQTYWTLVGLPMDTEESLFDEFGNLESRRDGAMLMPYVKEGDQLYSAAVAANIQQDLQDGYLPVPIVRWETGNGLHFRSEAITTGPIDASMTYVRHTLANRSDTVRKGELIVTVRPAQINPKWQHGGLSPITSIRYVHDTGKQVMINDKITYLALTPADSFLASQYAHGDIANHLRGRFVVSAGADRKGDTKSIEDQTGTGLLSGAWTYVFELQPGESKEVVFAAPLHDTLSNLKPAEDFEKLRLEYVTFWTDKLNRVGFDLANKAVVNTVKSQIAYILLNNDGVVIQPGARSYNRTWMRDGAIISATLMRLGFFEEVRDFLNWYAERVEPDGLVPPILFTSGEVYDGWGRNIEWDSQGQFIYAIMEYYRFTSDREFLEKHFDAVHRAMKYIVTLRERTLDPKHYENLEAGERLKGILPPSISHEGFITPMHSYWDDFWAMRGWADGIEMAEILGRKFLADWARTEGKKFSRSVKESIAKTMAWKSLDYIPVDADKGTPDPTSIAIAMFPTEAWHILPADVLDRTFRNYYQLVKERDAGSTPYSYTPYEVRNILALATLGYRKEAFHLHEILFKGRRPANWNEFAEVVLSDSRKGVYIGDMPHTWVGAGYVNSVRGLIVMEEDNSKTLNLLFGTPREWLEGDGIALSNFPTHFGNLMMQANWDDKDQRLSLDVDMPKYEDRKIYVRWPIHKKGKPKQVAVEGDDSYRVDDHGIWLAGNKFTLMAKW; the protein is encoded by the coding sequence ATGACCTTTTACAAGAGACGTGTGTTGACATTGTTGTTAATTCTGGTCCTGCTGATGGTGCCCGCGACAGCCGCGCTGGCCACATCCAATATCCCGGCAAAGGATACCTGGCGGGTGACGGCGTCCTCGATTCAGAGCGATGAATTCAAACCCGGTTTTCTGGCGGATGGCAACATGGAGACCCGCTGGTCCAGTCAGGCAAAGGATGAGGAGTGGGCTCTCATTGACCTTGGAAAGGTTGTTGAGATCACCGGTTTTACCCTGCATTGGGAGAACGGGTATTCGAACAAATACAACATCCTGGTTTCGACCGACGCCCAGGTGTGGACGACGGTGTATATTAACGACGAGGGCGACGGGCAGATGGATGATATTTTTATCCGGCCGGTTTCCGCGAGATATGTCCGGCTGGATACACGGGAGAGAGCGACGAGCTGGGGGAATTCCCTTTGGGAATTTGATATTAAGGGGACTGACGACATTGTCGATATCTCCGTGATCGCCGGTGGTGGAGTGAATACCACGGCTCTGATGGATGGGCGCAAGGATACCGTCTGGAAAAGCGAGGCGGTTGACCGGGCAGAGTTGCTTCTGGATCTGCGCAGGTCCAGAAGTATTTCCGGGTTACGCATCGACTGGGGCGAGCAATATGCGGGTTCGGTCGACATGGCCATTTCGTTGGATGGAAAGGAATGGAGGGAGGTCTCCTCCATCTCCGTCGCAGAGGGCTCACAGGGGCAATCCGATTTTGTTCCGAATGATCCAACAGACGTTCGCTACATCAGGCTTGTGTTGACCAACCCTGTGAAACCCGAAGGCGGTTTTGCAATTGGTGATATTTCCTTGCGTGGCCCCATGGAAGTGTTTTCCCCTTTTATTCGATACCAGTTTGATGCCCGGAGGGCTCCTTTCGGTGATTATCCCCCGCATCTCAGAGGATACCAGACCTACTGGACTCTGGTTGGCCTCCCGATGGATACCGAGGAAAGTCTCTTTGATGAGTTTGGCAATCTGGAATCCCGGCGCGACGGGGCTATGCTGATGCCCTATGTCAAAGAGGGTGACCAACTGTATTCGGCTGCCGTCGCGGCAAACATCCAACAGGATTTGCAGGACGGATATCTGCCGGTTCCTATCGTCCGATGGGAGACGGGGAATGGTCTGCATTTCAGGTCCGAGGCCATTACCACCGGTCCAATCGATGCCAGTATGACCTATGTGCGACATACGCTTGCCAATCGCTCCGATACAGTACGGAAGGGAGAACTCATCGTCACAGTCAGGCCTGCCCAGATCAATCCCAAGTGGCAACATGGCGGACTGTCGCCTATCACATCGATCCGGTATGTGCATGATACCGGGAAACAGGTGATGATCAATGATAAAATCACCTACCTCGCCCTTACACCTGCGGACAGTTTCCTTGCCTCGCAATATGCTCACGGGGATATTGCCAACCACCTACGAGGCCGGTTCGTGGTCAGTGCCGGTGCAGACCGCAAGGGCGACACCAAATCCATTGAGGACCAGACCGGGACCGGTCTGCTCTCGGGCGCGTGGACGTATGTCTTTGAATTGCAACCCGGTGAATCCAAAGAGGTGGTGTTTGCGGCTCCCCTCCATGACACTTTGTCAAATTTGAAACCTGCCGAAGACTTCGAGAAGTTGCGGCTGGAGTATGTGACATTCTGGACCGACAAACTTAACCGGGTGGGATTCGATCTGGCCAACAAGGCCGTGGTCAATACCGTGAAGTCGCAGATAGCCTATATCCTGTTGAACAATGATGGCGTGGTCATCCAGCCCGGCGCGCGCAGTTATAATCGGACCTGGATGCGGGATGGCGCGATTATTTCCGCCACCCTTATGCGACTTGGTTTTTTTGAGGAGGTCAGGGACTTTCTCAATTGGTATGCCGAGCGTGTGGAACCCGATGGCCTCGTGCCTCCCATACTTTTCACCAGCGGTGAGGTGTATGACGGCTGGGGAAGAAATATCGAATGGGACAGCCAGGGTCAGTTTATTTACGCGATCATGGAGTATTACCGCTTTACGAGTGATCGGGAGTTCCTTGAAAAGCATTTTGACGCGGTTCATCGGGCCATGAAATATATTGTCACCTTGCGGGAGCGTACGCTTGATCCGAAACATTATGAAAATCTTGAGGCCGGTGAGCGCCTGAAGGGCATTTTACCCCCATCTATCAGCCATGAAGGGTTCATTACCCCGATGCACAGCTATTGGGACGATTTTTGGGCTATGCGGGGTTGGGCGGACGGGATTGAAATGGCGGAGATCCTGGGACGAAAATTTTTGGCCGACTGGGCGAGGACTGAGGGAAAGAAATTCAGCAGAAGCGTGAAAGAATCCATTGCAAAGACGATGGCCTGGAAATCCCTCGACTATATCCCTGTGGATGCGGACAAAGGCACTCCCGATCCCACCTCTATTGCCATTGCCATGTTTCCCACTGAAGCCTGGCACATTCTACCTGCAGACGTCCTGGACCGGACATTCCGGAACTATTATCAACTGGTGAAAGAACGGGATGCCGGTTCGACGCCCTATTCCTATACGCCGTACGAGGTGCGAAATATTCTGGCTCTCGCCACTCTTGGATATCGCAAGGAAGCTTTCCATCTGCATGAAATTTTGTTCAAGGGCAGGCGTCCGGCTAATTGGAATGAGTTTGCCGAAGTGGTCCTCTCCGACAGTCGCAAGGGTGTGTATATTGGTGATATGCCACATACCTGGGTCGGGGCGGGTTATGTGAATTCCGTCCGGGGCCTCATCGTGATGGAAGAGGACAACAGTAAAACGTTGAACCTGCTGTTTGGTACTCCGCGCGAATGGCTTGAGGGCGATGGTATTGCTCTTTCAAATTTCCCTACACATTTTGGAAATTTGATGATGCAGGCGAATTGGGACGACAAGGATCAGAGACTAAGTCTGGATGTGGATATGCCCAAATACGAGGACAGGAAAATATATGTGCGCTGGCCAATCCATAAGAAGGGGAAGCCCAAGCAGGTGGCCGTTGAGGGCGATGACAGCTACCGTGTTGATGATCACGGCATCTGGTTGGCAGGCAACAAGTTCACGTTGATGGCTAAATGGTAA